A portion of the Coturnix japonica isolate 7356 chromosome 4, Coturnix japonica 2.1, whole genome shotgun sequence genome contains these proteins:
- the TIFA gene encoding LOW QUALITY PROTEIN: TRAF-interacting protein with FHA domain-containing protein A (The sequence of the model RefSeq protein was modified relative to this genomic sequence to represent the inferred CDS: substituted 1 base at 1 genomic stop codon), which translates to MRGWQRLQEAAQAALHNPRLSRRQXATVCTASLRQPSTWQSCHLPDQAAQSLIPPGGEQHLWATVLHIQRTHFIMTSFEEDETEETATCLHMTFYHPCQQDKMMFRCLNFCKREQVRADETAKFGRDSNVCHYNLVDTRVSRIQFSLQFYRKLNSSEFCFEIKNMSKKTKLTVDQTELGYLNKIDLPWKCIICFGDYQILAEIQEGEAMDYFETHLHLAKVPILQERSLPSLQPIPEKGIFPSLSSSQGSSPTEIDENESC; encoded by the exons ATGAGGGGCTGGCAGAGGTTAcaagaagcagcacaggcagcattGCACAACCCCAGGCTTTCCAGACGGCAGTGAGCCACCGTGTGCACAGCCAGCCTGCGGCAGCCCAGCACTTG gcagagctgccacctgccagatcaagctgcccagagcctcatccCACCTGGCGGAGAACAACACCTTTGGGCCACAGTGCTTCACATACAAAG GACTCATTTCATCATGACCTCCTTTGAAGaagatgaaactgaagaaacagcaacatGCCTCCACATGACGTTTTACCATCCCTGCCAACAAGACAAGATGATGTTTCGTTGCTTGAATTTCTGTAAGCGAGAACAGGTCAGGGCAGATGAAACAGCCAAGTTTGGCCGTGATTCTAATGTCTGCCATTATAACTTAGTGGATACTCGTGTTTCTCGGATTCAGTTTTCACTGCAGTTCTACAGAAAACTTAACAGctcagaattttgttttgagatCAAGAACatgagcaagaaaacaaagctgaccGTAGACCAAACAGAACTGGGTTACTTAAACAAAATTGATCTGCCTTGGAAGTGCATCATTTGTTTTGGAGACTACCAGATTTTAGCAGAGATTCAAGAAGGGGAGGCCATGGATTATTTTGAGACTCACTTACACTTGGCTAAAGTGCCGATCTTACAAGAAAGGAGCCTGCCATCGCTGCAACCCATACCTGAGAAGGgcattttcccttccttgtcTTCTTCCCaaggcagcagccccacagagatTGATGAAAATGAGTCATGCTAG